From a single Chlamydia ibidis 10-1398/6 genomic region:
- the tuf gene encoding elongation factor Tu, whose product MSKETFERTKPHINIGTIGHVDHGKTTLTAAITRALSGDGLADFRDYSTIDNTPEEKARGITINASHVEYETANRHYAHVDCPGHADYVKNMITGAAQMDGAILVVSATDGAMPQTKEHILLARQVGVPYIVVFLNKIDMISAEDAELVDLVEMELSELLEEKGYKGCPIIRGSALKALEGDASYIEKIRELMQAVDDNIPTPEREIDKPFLMPIEDVFSISGRGTVVTGRIERGIVKVSDKVQIVGLRDTQETIVTGVEMFRKELPEGRAGENVGLLLRGIGKNDVERGMVVCQPNSVKPHTQFKCAVYVLQKEEGGRHKPFFTGYRPQFFFRTTDVTGVVTLPEGVEMVMPGDNVEFEVQLISPVALEEGMRFAIREGGRTIGAGTISKIIA is encoded by the coding sequence ATGTCAAAAGAAACTTTTGAGCGTACTAAGCCCCACATCAACATAGGGACTATTGGGCACGTTGACCACGGTAAAACTACGCTAACTGCTGCGATTACACGAGCGCTATCTGGTGATGGTTTGGCTGATTTCCGTGATTATAGTACGATTGATAATACCCCTGAAGAAAAAGCTCGGGGAATCACTATTAATGCATCTCACGTTGAATATGAAACTGCTAATAGGCATTACGCTCACGTAGATTGCCCTGGTCACGCTGACTACGTTAAGAATATGATTACCGGTGCCGCTCAAATGGACGGGGCTATTCTCGTTGTTTCTGCTACAGATGGAGCTATGCCTCAAACTAAGGAGCATATTCTTTTGGCGCGTCAGGTTGGTGTTCCTTATATTGTTGTTTTCCTTAACAAGATTGATATGATTTCAGCCGAAGATGCAGAGTTGGTTGATTTGGTCGAAATGGAGTTGTCCGAGTTGCTTGAAGAAAAGGGATATAAAGGGTGTCCAATTATTCGTGGCTCTGCTTTGAAAGCTTTGGAGGGTGATGCTAGCTATATCGAGAAAATTCGAGAGTTAATGCAAGCTGTAGATGATAATATTCCTACTCCAGAAAGAGAAATTGATAAGCCTTTCTTAATGCCTATAGAAGACGTGTTCTCTATTTCTGGTCGTGGAACTGTGGTTACTGGGCGTATCGAGCGTGGAATTGTAAAAGTTTCTGACAAAGTTCAAATTGTTGGCTTAAGAGATACTCAAGAAACTATCGTTACTGGGGTAGAGATGTTCAGGAAAGAACTTCCTGAAGGTCGCGCAGGAGAAAACGTAGGCTTGCTTCTTCGTGGTATTGGTAAGAATGACGTTGAACGTGGAATGGTTGTGTGCCAGCCCAACAGCGTAAAACCACATACTCAGTTTAAATGTGCTGTTTATGTTCTGCAAAAAGAAGAAGGTGGAAGACATAAACCTTTCTTCACTGGATATAGGCCTCAGTTCTTCTTTAGAACCACCGATGTTACAGGTGTTGTGACTCTTCCAGAGGGGGTTGAAATGGTCATGCCTGGTGATAACGTAGAGTTTGAAGTGCAGTTGATTAGCCCCGTTGCTCTAGAAGAGGGAATGAGATTTGCTATCCGTGAAGGTGGCAGAACGATTGGCGCTGGAACAATTTCCAAGATCATTGCCTAA
- a CDS encoding DUF687 family protein — MVNPIRPLTYVERQFVGSHSDITEKQEIIKVSQATTTKLTKLVSSYDEDNKYMDMEVFEAICIADTNCKEPPSSQVSVTYVNGSWQTLLEAQLEALYLSEVRKEPIRLVYNSGVAPLRSCLCSRKLEVEVNHPACIAILEHLNHFFSDTSNAGRQHTIIFYSDGGAIVQKVLDQTPYASRVQVCGISPRVYVRGGGKNVQHYRVFGDMLSLLDYSGFLTTNVTTLPYSSSCEGLYSPSLRCPNYKWAISGIAETGCSRTTSHFNHTLSVVELGEGRDVLGKVIAILERGDTSAEQEINPVSQTRIDLISNLIFSVFRILDLSQLFFSLSVVDPRDKQVLFLLLTTYSLGVCQQLFILFTNVMGRRERYRTARLVAHSLSPFITVVILVDLANCYRNLFTNLLTHSHPLLTGLFFSASGLGGSILGLDIFKYFLPKLRHRVQRAILSSAGGGELATRRLVLRDRERRMGVQELIGAIHSIFFFSMYTALNGIGIQLPREITGHCNVTDVSNTTDHCNPNNATWGSSLVSNQVHNATLAWQNGDVLVITQMINLFVVAVIMMINVAIVIRLIRRIRQGR, encoded by the coding sequence ATGGTGAATCCCATACGTCCCCTCACGTACGTGGAGAGGCAGTTTGTTGGTTCTCATTCAGATATAACAGAAAAACAAGAGATCATAAAAGTCTCACAAGCTACTACCACAAAATTAACTAAACTGGTGTCTAGCTATGATGAGGACAATAAATACATGGATATGGAAGTTTTTGAAGCAATTTGTATCGCAGATACAAATTGTAAAGAACCTCCGTCTTCACAGGTATCTGTAACTTACGTTAATGGTAGTTGGCAAACGCTATTAGAAGCTCAATTAGAAGCACTATATCTTAGTGAGGTGAGAAAAGAGCCTATTAGACTTGTGTATAATTCTGGAGTAGCCCCCCTTAGGTCTTGCCTGTGTTCTAGGAAATTAGAAGTAGAAGTAAATCACCCAGCTTGCATAGCAATACTAGAACATTTAAATCATTTTTTCTCCGATACTAGTAATGCTGGTAGACAGCATACTATTATTTTTTATTCTGATGGGGGAGCGATTGTCCAAAAGGTTTTGGATCAAACACCTTATGCTAGTAGAGTACAAGTTTGTGGTATTTCTCCTAGAGTTTATGTTAGGGGAGGAGGAAAAAATGTCCAGCATTATAGAGTATTCGGAGATATGCTCAGTCTTTTAGACTACTCTGGGTTTCTCACGACTAATGTTACTACTCTGCCTTATTCGTCATCCTGTGAAGGATTGTATTCACCATCTCTAAGATGTCCAAACTATAAGTGGGCTATATCCGGAATAGCTGAAACAGGGTGTAGTAGAACGACTTCTCATTTTAATCATACACTATCAGTTGTTGAACTAGGGGAAGGAAGAGATGTATTGGGTAAAGTTATAGCAATTCTAGAAAGAGGAGATACTTCCGCAGAGCAGGAAATAAATCCTGTCTCACAGACTAGGATTGACCTGATATCTAACTTAATATTTAGTGTATTTAGAATATTGGATTTGTCACAATTATTTTTCTCATTATCAGTAGTAGATCCCAGAGATAAACAAGTGCTTTTTCTTTTATTAACTACATATTCTTTGGGTGTTTGTCAGCAGTTGTTTATTTTATTCACTAATGTGATGGGACGTAGAGAAAGATATCGAACGGCACGTTTGGTCGCACATAGTTTGTCTCCTTTTATTACCGTAGTTATTCTAGTAGACTTAGCCAATTGCTACCGCAATTTATTTACTAATCTCCTAACTCATTCGCATCCTTTATTAACAGGTTTGTTTTTTTCTGCCTCGGGACTAGGGGGGAGTATTCTTGGTTTGGATATCTTTAAATATTTTTTACCTAAGTTACGTCATAGGGTACAGAGGGCGATACTTTCTAGTGCAGGAGGTGGAGAGTTAGCTACTAGAAGACTAGTTTTACGAGATAGGGAAAGACGTATGGGGGTCCAGGAATTGATAGGAGCTATCCATAGTATTTTCTTTTTCTCTATGTATACAGCTTTAAATGGTATAGGAATTCAATTACCCAGAGAGATTACAGGACATTGTAATGTAACAGATGTTTCCAACACCACTGATCACTGTAATCCTAATAATGCTACTTGGGGATCTTCTCTAGTTTCTAATCAAGTACATAATGCAACGTTAGCATGGCAAAATGGAGATGTACTTGTGATTACACAGATGATCAATCTATTTGTTGTTGCGGTCATCATGATGATCAATGTTGCTATTGTAATCAGACTGATACGTCGTATACGTCAAGGACGTTGA
- a CDS encoding SufE family protein has protein sequence MEPTVCPLQNSGCLEKQDKIIQLLFPKKFNKDVLYNTLMSFGSDKSNFDRNKVSQDTLVPGCQSDLYLYEIYCDGRLFFFTYTEALISSGIAHLFSQVYSGEHPETILTCKPIFFEKLSQYLSIGRVNGGDSIYMRMKQIAVRYLTS, from the coding sequence TTGGAACCTACAGTATGTCCATTACAGAATTCGGGATGTTTAGAGAAACAAGATAAAATTATTCAACTTTTGTTTCCTAAAAAGTTTAATAAAGATGTCTTGTACAATACTTTAATGTCTTTCGGCTCTGATAAATCAAATTTTGACAGAAACAAAGTTTCGCAAGACACTCTAGTACCAGGTTGTCAAAGCGATTTGTATTTGTATGAAATTTATTGCGATGGTCGACTCTTCTTTTTCACCTATACTGAAGCCTTGATTTCGTCTGGTATAGCGCATCTTTTTTCTCAAGTATATTCTGGAGAGCACCCAGAAACTATTCTGACATGTAAACCGATATTCTTTGAAAAACTAAGCCAATATCTATCTATTGGTCGAGTTAACGGAGGAGATTCTATATACATGCGAATGAAACAAATTGCCGTACGGTATTTGACATCTTGA
- the secE gene encoding preprotein translocase subunit SecE — protein sequence MKQRNRQETLSKKVAAAKKQAKLAGSFLDEIKKIEWVSKRDLKRYVKIVLMSIFGLGFSVYCIDLVFRKLLTFVGSITRFLFG from the coding sequence ATGAAACAACGTAATCGCCAAGAGACTCTCTCTAAAAAAGTAGCCGCAGCTAAGAAGCAGGCAAAGTTAGCTGGAAGCTTTCTGGACGAAATTAAAAAGATAGAATGGGTCAGTAAGCGTGATCTGAAAAGATACGTTAAGATTGTGCTTATGAGTATTTTTGGTTTGGGTTTTTCAGTTTATTGCATAGACCTTGTGTTTCGTAAGTTGCTCACATTTGTGGGCAGTATAACAAGATTTTTGTTTGGTTAG
- the infA gene encoding translation initiation factor IF-1, which produces MAKKEDTIVLEGKVEELLPGMHFKVLLENGMPVTAHLCGKMRMSNIRLLVGDRVTVEMSAYDLTKARVVYRHR; this is translated from the coding sequence ATGGCAAAAAAAGAAGATACTATCGTGCTAGAAGGTAAGGTTGAAGAACTCCTTCCTGGGATGCATTTCAAAGTGTTATTAGAAAATGGCATGCCAGTCACAGCACACTTGTGCGGGAAAATGCGTATGAGTAATATCCGCTTGCTTGTTGGAGATCGTGTTACTGTCGAAATGTCCGCTTATGATCTAACGAAAGCAAGGGTTGTCTACAGACATCGTTAA
- the nusG gene encoding transcription termination/antitermination protein NusG, with translation MFKWYVVQVFTAQEKKVKKALEDFKASSGMTDLIKEIVLPIENVMEVKKGEHKVVEKYIWPGYLLVKMHLTDDSWLYVKNTPGVVEFLGGGVPLALSEDEVNNILADIEEKKSGVVQKHKFEVGSQVKINDGVFVNFIGVVSEVFHDKGRLSVMVSIFGRETRVDDLEFWQVEEVVPGQESE, from the coding sequence ATGTTTAAATGGTATGTCGTTCAAGTTTTTACGGCTCAAGAAAAGAAAGTAAAAAAAGCTTTAGAGGATTTTAAAGCTTCTTCTGGGATGACAGATCTGATAAAGGAGATCGTCCTTCCTATAGAAAATGTAATGGAAGTAAAAAAAGGTGAACATAAGGTTGTAGAAAAGTACATATGGCCCGGTTATCTTTTGGTTAAGATGCATCTAACAGATGATTCTTGGTTATATGTAAAGAACACCCCAGGGGTTGTCGAATTTTTGGGTGGAGGAGTTCCTTTAGCCTTGTCCGAGGATGAAGTAAATAATATTTTGGCGGATATCGAAGAGAAGAAATCAGGTGTTGTTCAAAAGCACAAATTTGAAGTCGGTTCGCAAGTCAAAATTAACGATGGCGTTTTTGTGAATTTTATTGGAGTGGTTTCAGAAGTGTTCCATGATAAAGGACGTCTTAGTGTCATGGTCTCTATCTTTGGTAGAGAGACTCGGGTTGATGATTTGGAGTTTTGGCAAGTAGAGGAAGTCGTTCCAGGACAAGAAAGTGAGTAA
- the rplA gene encoding 50S ribosomal protein L1, producing MTKHGKRIRGILRTYDFSKSYSLGEAIDILKQCPTVRFDQTVDVSIKLGIDPKKSDQQIRGSVFLPNGTGKTLKILVFAAGEKAKEAVESGADFVGANDLVEKIKGGWLEFDVAVATPDMMREVGKLGKVLGPRNLMPTPKAGTVTTDVAKAVSELRKGKIEFKSDRAGVCNAGVGKLSFDGVQIKENIEALCSALIKAKPPAAKGQYLVSFTVSSTMGPGISVDTRELMAS from the coding sequence ATGACAAAACATGGAAAACGTATACGGGGCATCTTAAGGACTTATGATTTTTCTAAGTCGTATTCTTTAGGAGAAGCTATTGATATTCTAAAGCAATGTCCTACTGTGCGCTTTGATCAGACCGTTGATGTCTCTATTAAGTTGGGTATTGATCCTAAAAAGAGTGACCAGCAGATTCGTGGATCTGTTTTTTTGCCTAATGGCACAGGAAAAACTTTGAAAATTCTTGTGTTTGCTGCTGGTGAAAAAGCAAAGGAAGCTGTTGAGTCTGGTGCTGACTTTGTTGGTGCTAACGATCTGGTTGAAAAGATTAAGGGTGGCTGGTTGGAATTTGATGTTGCTGTTGCCACTCCGGACATGATGCGTGAAGTGGGGAAATTAGGAAAAGTTTTAGGGCCTAGAAATCTTATGCCTACGCCTAAAGCTGGTACTGTAACTACAGATGTTGCTAAGGCTGTTTCTGAGTTGCGAAAGGGCAAGATTGAGTTTAAATCTGATCGTGCAGGCGTGTGCAACGCTGGCGTTGGCAAGTTGTCTTTTGATGGTGTTCAAATTAAAGAGAATATAGAGGCTTTGTGTTCTGCTTTAATTAAGGCAAAGCCTCCTGCGGCGAAGGGGCAATATTTAGTGTCTTTTACTGTCTCTTCAACTATGGGGCCAGGCATTTCTGTTGATACTAGAGAATTAATGGCGTCTTAA
- a CDS encoding biotin transporter BioY produces MIQAIIKHKYVQISIFREVGKIFLGSCLFTILAKITVPIPFSPVPVTLQTLAIYYLGVGSSPTVAMGSVALYLIEGCFLPVFCGSTYGVGVFLGPTAGYLLSFLPAISLISYIRCRTNSNIKLFFTLNIAASLILLCGAFWLECYLVYVSQGTASITRAIVLGVIPFIMGEISKMSLAITMKHMFFSLKSRIFK; encoded by the coding sequence GTGATACAGGCTATAATCAAGCATAAATACGTACAAATTTCAATATTCAGGGAAGTAGGAAAAATATTTTTGGGATCATGCTTGTTTACAATACTGGCCAAAATTACTGTACCCATTCCATTTTCACCTGTGCCCGTGACTTTGCAAACTTTAGCCATATATTATCTAGGAGTTGGTAGTTCTCCTACAGTTGCTATGGGATCAGTTGCTTTGTACCTTATTGAGGGTTGTTTCTTACCTGTGTTTTGTGGTTCTACTTATGGAGTCGGTGTATTTCTTGGCCCTACGGCAGGTTACCTGTTGTCTTTTCTTCCCGCGATATCTTTGATTTCTTATATTCGTTGTAGAACTAATTCTAATATTAAATTATTTTTCACCCTGAATATAGCAGCTAGTTTAATACTTTTGTGTGGGGCGTTTTGGTTAGAGTGTTATCTAGTTTATGTATCTCAAGGTACAGCCAGTATTACACGTGCAATTGTTTTGGGTGTCATTCCTTTCATCATGGGTGAAATATCGAAAATGTCTCTTGCTATCACTATGAAACACATGTTCTTTTCTCTCAAAAGCAGGATTTTTAAATAG
- the rplK gene encoding 50S ribosomal protein L11 — translation MSNKKVIKIIKLQIPGGKANPAPPIGPALGAAGVNIMGFCKEFNAATQDRPGDLLPVVITVYSDKTFTFITKQPPVSSLIKKTLNLESGSKIPNRNKVGRLTQEQVTAIAEQKMKDMDVLLLDSAKRMVEGTARSMGIDVE, via the coding sequence ATGTCGAACAAGAAAGTAATCAAGATAATTAAACTGCAAATTCCTGGTGGTAAAGCGAATCCAGCTCCCCCTATTGGGCCTGCTTTGGGTGCTGCGGGTGTGAATATCATGGGATTCTGTAAAGAGTTTAATGCGGCGACACAAGATCGTCCAGGAGACTTGTTGCCTGTAGTGATTACTGTATATTCGGATAAAACTTTTACTTTTATAACTAAACAGCCTCCTGTTTCCTCCTTAATCAAGAAGACTCTCAATTTGGAGTCTGGGTCAAAGATTCCTAATAGGAATAAGGTGGGGAGATTAACCCAAGAGCAAGTTACTGCGATTGCTGAACAAAAGATGAAGGATATGGATGTTCTTCTTCTTGATTCCGCTAAGCGCATGGTGGAAGGAACAGCCCGAAGCATGGGCATAGATGTGGAGTAA